Part of the Alphaproteobacteria bacterium genome is shown below.
GCAGCGCCAGCGCCGAAGCGGATTGCGTCGATCATTATCCGGCGAGCCGGGGGCGGACGCGTGTGGTGCGTTTCGCTGTGCCGGCACCGCCGCCGTTGAGCTACGGTGAGGCCCGCGAGCGCATCGCGCCGCTCGGCCTGCCGGCCCGCTTCGCGCTGCTTCCCAATCAGTTTTGGGTGCACAAAAATCATCTGCTCGCGGTCGAGGCTATGACCAAGCTACGCGACCAGGGCGGCGGGCTGGTCCTCGCCATGACGGGTCATGGGGTGGATCCCCGGGCCCCACGCCACCTGGACCGGATCCGGGATGTGATCGCGGAGAACGGTCTGGATCAGCAGGTCCGGCTTCTCGGTTCGGTGCCCTACGATCAGCTCCAGGCTCTCATGCGCAGCGCGGCGGTGCTGATCAATCCGTCCCTGTTCGAAGGATGGAGCACGACCGTAGAGGAAGCGAAATCGATCGGCCTGCCGATGATCCTTTCGGACATAGAAGTCCATCGCGAGCAGGCGCTGGACGATGCGCTGTTTTTCGATCCCCGCGACGCGGACCAGCTGTGCCGCCACCTGGCAGTCGTGGAGGGAATGGACGAGGCCGATCTGGTGGGAGATCGCCCCGAGGCCCGGCTCCGGGCCCAAGCGCGCCATGCAGGTTTCGGCCGCGCGCTGGCCGACGTCTTCCGCGAGGCGTACGCGCGCGGATGAAAGGGGATCGAGCCGCCAGCGGCGCCACCATCAGCGTCGTCACCGTGTGCTTGAACGCCGAGCGGACGATCGAGGATACGATCCGGTCGGTCGCCGCCCAGGACTGGGCCGATTTCGAGCATATCATCGTCGATGGCGGCTCGACTGACGGGACGGCCGCGTTGGTCGAGCGCCTGCGGCACGATCGACTGCGGTTCGTCAGCGGCCACGACGACGGTCTCTATGATGCGATGAACAAGGGTCTTCATTTGGCCACGGGCGACTATGTCGGCTTTCTCAATGCGGATGATTTTCTGGCCGCACCGGACGCCCTCGGGTTCATCGCCCGCGCAGCCGAAAGCGGCGCCGATTGCATCTTGGGCGACACCGCATTGGTCGATTCCGATGGCAGGCCGACGCCCTATATTTATTCGGCTCGCGGCTTTCGCTCCTGGTGGCTGACGATCGGGGCGATGCCGCCCCATCCTTCCTTCTACGCCCGGCGCGCGCTTTTGTTGGCGGCGGGCGGGTTCGACATCAGCTTCCGGGTCGGCGCTGATTTCGATCTGATTGCCCGCCTGATCCTTGGACGCGGGGCGCGGTGGCTGGTAGCCGGGCGGATCCTCACCTGCTTCCGGCAGGGCGGCGTTTCGACCCAGGGGCTTGAATCGATAAGGCGGATCTCGGCGGACAAGCAAAGGTCCATCCGGGCGCTGGGTTACTCTGCGGCCCCGGCGCGGACGCTGCTTCGCTTCCCGTTGCGGATTTGGCGCCGCCTGAACGGCGTGGATCGCTGGCCGAAAAGCGGAATCGACGTCGAATGGCTTCGCCGGCCAAACGCACGAGGCACCCCCCTTTGAAGAGCGGCCGGTAGGATGGTAACAGCGCCGCGAAAGAGGTGAAGATGAGCGCCGTGCAACGCAAATTGCTGTTTCTCGAGCTGAATGAAGTGAATTTCGGCGCGATCGAGGATTATGTCGCCCAAGGAAAGCTGCCCAACCTGGCTGCTTTCCTTGGTGCGCACGGCTATCACGAGACGATATCTGAAGAGACGTATGAGCTGCTTGAGCCGTGGATCCAGTGGGTAACCGCCCATACGGGCCTGCCCTTTGGCGACCATCGGGTGTTCCGGCTCGGCGATATGGCCGGGGCGGATCATCTTCAGATTTGGGAACGGCTTGAGCAGGCGGGCCGCAAGGTGGGCGCGATCAGCCCGATGAACGCCCGCAACAACCTCAAGTCCCCGGCCTTCTTCGTCCCCGATCCCTGGACGCGCACGCGGGTCGACGCGCCTCCAGCCTATCGGCGACTGTACGCGGCTATCGTCCAGGCCGTATCGGACAATGCGGAGGCAAGGCTCGACGCCCACTCGCTGGTCCACCTCATCAGCGGTGCGGCCCGGGCGGCCCGACCCGTCAATTACGGGCACTATCTCGCTTATGCGGCGGCTGCCCGGCGGCGGCCTTGGCTTCGCGCCGCCTTTCTGGATCAGTTGCTCGCCGATTTGTTCGTTCGCCTGGTGCGCCGGACCCAGCCCGATTTCGCCACTCTGTTCCTGAACGGCGCGGCGCATATCCAGCACCACTATATGTTCTCCTCGACGGTCTACCGGGGTCCGCTGCGGAACCCCGAATGGTACATCGCCGAAGGTCAGGATCCGGTATTCGACGTCTATGCATTGTACGACCGGGTGCTGGGGCAAGTGCAGCGGGCGTTCCCCGACTACCGGATCATGCTGGCGACAGGCCTCCATCAGGATCCTCATCCCGAAGTGACCTATTATTGGCGGCTGCGGGACCATGCCGCTTTCCTGCGGCGGATCGGGGTTTCCTTCGCCGAGGTGGCACCTCGCATGTCGCGGGATTTCCTCGTCAGTTTTCGTGATGCATCCGAGGCGCGGGACGCAGAACGGCGGCTTGGCGCCGCGCGGGGGCCGGAGGGCGAGGCATTGTTCGAATGCGACAATCGGGGCGACAGCCTGTTCGTGAGCTTGATCTATTCCCACGACATCGCGGAGGACTTCGTTTTTTCAGTCGGCAACGAGACTTTTTCCGGCCTCAAGGACGACGTCGTATTCGTCGCCCTCAAGAACGGGGCGCATAACGGAATCGGCTACTTCGCCGACAGCGGTCTCGAGAATGAGGGCTCGATCGATCGGTTCCCGCTCAGCGACTTGCCCGAACGCGTGCTGGCCGCGGTTGCCTGAGGCCGGCTGGCGGCAGCGCCTTCTACCCGGCTGAGCGGGCCAGACCGAGATTGTCCAGCCACAGCTTCGCTGGAACCGTCGCGTCGGCCGCCGCGATGGCCTGAATCGTCAGCCATTGCTGGGTGCATCCCGGAGGTATTGCGAGCACTCCGCTCAGGGTGCCGACGGGTCCGTTCGCCGGAGCGGACACGACGGCGGCCACCGTCCCGCCGCGCGAGCAGCTAATCTCGACGCGAAGGGCTCCTCCCTGGCCTTCGAAAACGCCGTATGAGGCGGACAGCCGGTACACCCCGGTAGGCAGAAGCAGCAGCTTGTGCGCCGCCCAATCCTCGCCGGTTCCAGGCATGTTGATCAGCAGCGAGGGGTTTCCGGGCCGATCCGGCCGTTCCCCGCGCCAGGCGACGTTTTGGTTGAGTTCCCAGCCGAACGGGGGAAGATCCCCCTCCCGGGCAAAATCGCCGTCGAGCTGGGCTGGCGGATCATTGAGCCGCCAACGGCGGTCCACGAGAGCATAAATCCGTGCCGCGCCGGTGAAGTTGCCTCCCCTCACGAGGCGCTCGATCAACCCTTGCAGATGAGGGGGCGCGGGCGGCGTGCCGAGCCGGGCGAGAGTCAGGAAGAGCGATCCCGCGCTGGCTGGATCCGCATTCTGGCTTACGTGATAAAGAAAGTCCGAGCGCCATGAATCGCCGCGATGAACGAGATCCGCGATCGGGCCCACCAGATCGGCGTGAGTCAACGCGGAGCTGAGCACTGGAAAGAGCACCTCCCTGGTGCTCGGCGCCACCTGCAGCGCAATGCCGAAATGACGGAGAGCCCCGCGGACGTCATTGGCCGCAACGCGATTTTCAATAAGCCAGAACTGAGTGGGAATGTCGCGCCGCGACATTCGCTCGGAATATTCGATCAACCTTTCCGAACGGCGCGCATTCCCCTGCAAGGCGGCCTGCAGCGCCAGAATTCGGGCCGGCCCTGCCAAAGAAGGGTCGCGGCGAAGCGCAGCGGCAGCCTCTCGCGCCGCCTGATCAATGCGCGCCCGCTGTTCGCTGGCTGCACTTGGCAGGCCGGCACCGATCAGCGTGTCCGCCGCCCGAGCGTGAGCTGCGGCGTGCCCGGGCCAGATCTGCAGCGCGAGCGAAGGCGCCGCGGCCGCCAGCGCATTCGACAAAGTGACGGCAACCGAAAGCCACGCCAGGACCAGCGCTCCCAGCACAATGCCTGCCCGGATCAGCGCCTTGCGCACCCTCGGCCCGATCAGCCGGCCGTGCCGAAGGAGGCCTTAGGCTTCCTTGTCGTTGCCGTAGCCATAGCCATAATCATATCCGTAGCCATAGGCCGCCTTCTTGCTCTCGAACTTCGTCAGAACCGCCCCGAGAATGTGTGCGCCGGAATTGCGGAGCCGATTGATCGCGATGCGCGCCGAGCGCGACTGCACCCCGAAAGATTCGACGACGTAAACGACGCCGCCGACCTTGCTCGCGACCAAGGGCGCGTCGGCCAACCCAAGCATCGGCGGCGCGTCGACGATGACGTGATCGAAGGCACCCATCAATTCGGCGAGCAAGGTCCCGAGGCCCGGACCCGACAGCAGATCTGCGGAGTTGGGCGGGTGCGGCCCGGCCGTGATCGCCTTGACGCCGGCGAACTCGGCATCCTGCGCCACTTCATTCCAGCGCGCGTTGCCGCTGAGAATGTTGCTGAGCCCCTTCTCGTTGCCGATCTTGAAGCGGTGGTGGAGCGAGGGCGAGCGCATGTCGGAGTCGACGACCAGGACGCGCAGGCCCTGCCGCGCCAGTACGAGCGCCAGCGCCAGCGCGGTGGTCGATTTGCCCTCTGCGGCGTGGGTGCTCGTGATCATCAGCGAGCGCGGGACTCCGTGCGGCGTCGCGAACTGCAAATTGGTGCGGATGGTGAGATAGGCCTCCGTCAGGGCCGATCGGCGATCCTGAAGCGTCTCGATCGGGTCTCCGGTTTCCACCTTCGGCACGACGCCGAGGCTCGGCACGCCGAGCAGCGTCTCCATCTCGCCCGGATCGGTGATCGCCTCGTCGATCTGCTCGAGCGCCAGGGCCAGCGCTGCACCGAGGCCGGCACCGAGCATGAGTCCGAGGAGCAGGTTGATCAGCGGCCGGGGACTGGACGGACCTTCGGGAACGCGCGCCTGATCGACGATCGAAATGTTGTTGGTGCCGACGGCGCCCGCGATTCCGATCTCCTTGTAGCGCTGGAGCAGACCGTCATATATCGTGCGGTTCGTATCCACCTCTCGCTGAAGGATGTTGTACTGGATGCTGCGGCGCCTCAGGTCGATGAGGCTCGTTTTCAGCGCTTCCACCCGGGCGGCGAGCTCCGTCTCCCGCGCCGCGGCCTGGGTCACTTGGCTGCGCAGGCCCGTCATGACCCGGCGCTCTTCACCGGCGATCGTCCGGTCGAGTTGCCGCAGCTGCGCCGCAAGCGCCTCGACCGCTGGATATTGCGCCTCAAACTGGGTCAGCAGCCTGGCATGCTCGGCCGCGACCTCGGCCCGGCGCTGGCGCAAGGCGCCGAGCGTGGGGTTGTTGACGTTCTGCTCGGCACCGGCCCCGCCGCGTAGCACGCTTTCGGCCGTGATCCGCTGGTTGCGCGCCTCCGCCAGTGCGGTGTTGTATGCGACGAGATCGTCCGCGGTAATCGGCCGTTCCCCGGTCACCCCGTTTCCGGAGGGCGTGTTGATATTGATGATCCGCTGCGCGGAAGCATAGCCGACGAGCGCGCGGTCGGATTCGTCGAGTCTCTGCCGAAGCTCGGCCAACCGCCGCTCAAGGAAGTTGCGGGCATAAGCGGTCGCCTCGAAGCGTCGCTCTATGTTTGATTGGATGAACAGCCGGCCCCAGGCATTTGCGACGCGCGCAGCGACCGCGGGATCGGGGTCGGTATAGGTGACGTCGACGAGGCGGGACGCACGCAGCGGGGAAACGGAGACCTTGTCGAGCAACAGGCCGACAACCCGCGCCAGCCGCTCCTGGCGCGCGCCTGCGCTGTTGTCGAGCGGTCGCTCGTTGACCAGCGAACCGGGGGTGTCGGTGATCCCGTGCTGGTCGAGGAAAGCGCGGTTGTCGGCCAGCGACAGCTCACGTGCTACGCGCTCTGCCAGCGCCCGCGATTTCAGCAGACCATATTGTGTCTGATAGAATTCCTGGTCCACGGTGCCCGCCTCGGGCTGGACGCCTTGGATGTTGACGATCCGCGCCTCCTCGCGCGCGATTTCGATTCTCGTCGTCGCGGAGTATTGCCGAGTCATCATGAACGTGACGATCAGCGCCGCCGCGACGCCGGCCGCGATCGACCCCATGATGACCCATTTCCAGCGGCGCGCGATGCGGCCGTAGCGCACGAGCGTCGAGTTTTCCTGCACGTCGCGGATTACCAGCAGAGATGCGTCGCCGGCGCCGCCGTTCACGCGGCCGATAGTAGCAGAGGACGTGGATGCCATTTCGTTCATGAGCTTTGTATCAGCCGTCCCTGCGTCAATTGTTGTTCTGTAGAAGCGCGATGATCGGTGTCGTGATCAGCGGCGCCGCCTGGAGAATATCTCTGAACAGTCGCCGTCCCGGCGAATTGCCCACCATCACCACGTCTCCAGCGAAAATCTCCGGATCCGAATACTGACCGTTTCTGATCGCTCCGAGATTGTAAAGCGCGGCCATGTGCTGGTCGCCAACGTCGCGGAACACCACGACCTCGCTCAGGGCGGCGAATTCCGTGGTCCCCCGGGCAAGGGCGACCGCACGCATAAGCGTTGTTCGTCCGACCACAGGGTAACGGCCAGGTTCACGCACCTCCCCGTCGACGGTCACGACGCGGCTCACTGATTCCGTTAGGTTGACCGTGACCTGGGGGTCGCGGACATAGCGGCCGCGAAGGCGGTTGCCGATCTCGGTCGCAACTTGCTCAGCCGTCTTTCCGTTCGCATCGATGGTGCCGACAAGCGGAAAGGATATCCGCCCGCCCGCGTCCGTCTGAATTTCCCGACGCGAAAGCTCCGGCACTCCGAATACATCGACTTCCACCTTGTCGAAGGGGCCGATTAGATATGGCCGCTCGGACCCGTCGGCCATAGCCGGCGTTGGAGGCGGCAATTCCGTGACCGGCAGCACGGCCAGGCTCGGGCCGGAAAGTGGCGGCGTGTGCGCACAGCTCGTTGTGAAAGCCGCAACGAGAAGCAGCGTCAATGCCTTGAAACGCACGAACAAATTCTCCTGATTGCCGGCCGAGCGTTCGACGAGCCCCCGGCGCGCGCCATAAAGCAACTATGGCAGAACCTACAATAGTGGAACTCGAAACCCCTCATTCCGCCGCCGCCGGTCGGCTCGCCGCGCTCTCTCGCACGACCATCGCCAGTATCGTTGCCGCCCCGGCGAGCGCGCATGCCATCAGCGGCGTGCGCAACGGATAGTCGGTAATGCTCGCGATCAGCGGCAGTGCGACCAGAATCGTGCAAAGTCGCCCATCCGAGGCCCCCTGCGTGACGCGTCGGGACCAGGCGCGCCGTACGGACAGTGCATACCAGCCCAGGAAGGCGATCAGCAGCAGGATCGCTGCCACGCCGCCTTCGATCAGGATCTGCGTAATCTCCGTATGGGCATGGTTCAGATATTGCGGTGACAGGTCTTCGGTGCTTTCGAAACGGGGATAGACGGAGGTGAAGCTTCCCCAACCCGCGCCGACGGGAAAGAATGCCTTGGCGGCGTCGATCGTCTCGGGCAGCACCTTGATGCGAAGATCTTGCCCGACGACTGAAGTGTCGGAACGCGAGTCCGACCAGGTGGTCAGCGCCAATGCACCGAGGCCGGATGCCGCAAGGCCTGCCGCGGTCAGCGCAACCAACGTTGCCTTGCGAAGTCCGGCGCTGCGAATGATGAAGGCGGCCGTCAGCAAAAGGGCCAGAATGACGACCACCGCGCCCATTCGGGATTGAGTCATCACCGCCGCCGTCAGCACGAAGAGTAAGGAGGAGCCGGCGATCATCCAACGTGCGCGACGCGTCCGCTGGGGAACGTCGCTTCGGCCCGCCCACCAGGCGGCCAAGGGTATGCCCATGGCCAGAAAAGCGGCCTGATGGTTGCGATTGGCAAAGAAGCCCGTCCCGGAGTCGGCGTTGGTGTATCGATAGAATCGCAGCGCGCTGTCAGGGCCGTCCGCCATTTGAAGAAGGCCCAGCAGACCGCTGAGCAGGATAGTGATCCAGAGCGCGACCAGGAGCCAGCGCCGGGCATGCAGATCGAGCGCCGGGACCGCCAGGATAAAAAGCAAAGGCGGCAAAAGGGACAGGAGGCTGTTCCAGGTGAGATCCGGAGCGAGGCTGATGGGTCTCCAGACCGGCGCGCCCAGATCGCCCGAGCCGAGCGCTGCATAGGCCCCCCGGCCCGGCAGCGCAGCCCAGACGCTCGGCGGAAGCGGGATGAGCTGAAGCGCGACGACGGCCGCCGCCGCGAAGGTGAAAAGCAGCAACGGCCGCTGTGCCCGCAGGCGGCCCCACGGCACGACCAGCAGGAGAAGCGCCGACCCTATGACGGCCGCCAGCCGAACGAGGAGCAACCAGGCAACGTCCGGCCGGGCCGACCCCCCCGCGACGCAGGCGAACAGCCATGTGCAGGCGATCACCGCGAGGGCGATCTTGGCAGGCGCGTCCAGGATGACACGCGTCGACTTCGGCCTCAGGGTCACTCGGGTGGAATACACGAAGGATGGCAGGCTCCGTCAATAGGTTTCGTCCGCGCCCGCGGCGCAGGATGGCGCCCTGAACCCCCAAGCCGCAGGCCGATCTCTCAGTTTTGACTGGCAAATTCTCGATGCCGAAGCTAGACGCCGCCCGCATGGGCCGGTGGGGTCGCTGAGGGCAGGCCCGCTGCCTCGAACGGATTTCGGGCGCCGACGGCCAGGGGGCGCGACAGGAGCGGCTCGATCTTGTGGTAATGGGTCGCGCGGCCCGCGGCCTGCCGGATCGATTCGCCTCCGTCTCTCGCGGGGCGAGGGAAGTGCGATCGGTTGGAAGAATGGCGAACAAGAGACTGGACTCGGGATGCTGATGGTCGCGCAGGAAAGAGTGAGGCCCGCGCGCCTGTGGACGCGGATGCGGGTTCAGCTCGGCGGCGGCTTCTTGTTCGCCGCGGCGATTCCCATAGCGGTGCTGCGATACACGACCGAAGAGATTCCGGTTTCCGTGGTGCAGCAGAGCGGAACCGGCGTTCTTATATCGATCATCCTCGGCTATTATTTCCTGAGGAGCATCACCGTATTCCCCGGGATGCGAACCAATTTCTACGTCGTTCCTTCATTTCTCGCCAGCTATGCCTTTACGCTCGCCTTGTTTTTCTTTTTTCGCCTGGATTACAGCCGCGGCGCGTTCCTGAGCAGTTTCCTGCTGTGCGTGACGTGGTTCTGGGCCATCTACGTGCTGGCGGAGCGCGACGGCGGCGCCCGGATCGGGGTCGTCCCGTTCGGGAGCGTGGAGAACCTTCCCGAGGCTCGGGGCCTCACTTGGGAATGGCTGACGGAGCCGGGGTTGAATGGGCGCTACGACGCCCTCGTCGCCGATCTGCGCGCGGAAATCCCGGCGAAATGGGAGGCCTTCCTGGCGGAGAGCGCGATTGACGGGCTGGCCGTGTTCCACGTCAAGCAGTTGCGCGAAGCGATCACCGGCATGGTCGAGATCGAGCATCTGTCGGAAAACAGCCTCGGCTCTCTTATACCGTTCATGGCCTATCTCCGGATCCGGCGCTTCGTCGACTTCGTCGGCGCTTTGGTCGTCGGCGCCCTTCTCGCGCCCTTCCTGCTGTTCATCGCCCTGCTCATCCGGCTGGATTCCCCCGGCCCCGCCTTGTTCCGTCAGGAGCGCGTGGGCTACCGCGGCCTGCCCTTCAGGGTCATGAAGTTCCGCACGATGCGGCACAATCCCGGCGCCGCGGATCGCGACGAGGCGATCACCCAGCAAAACGATCCGCGCGTGACGGGCCTGGGCCGCTTCCTGCGCCGCACGCGCATCGACGAGCTGCCGCAGATCGTCAATATCCTCAAGGGGGAGATGAGCTGGATCGGTCCGAGACCGGAAGCGGAGATACTCTCGCGCTGGTACGAGCACGAAATCCCGTTCTACCGCTATCGCCACATCGTTCCGCCCGGCATCACCGGCTGGGCCCAGGTCAACCAGGGGCACGTCGCTGAGCTCGATCAGGTCAATCACAAGCTCCATTACGATTTCTACTACATCAAGAACTACTCGCCCTGGCTCGACATCCTGATCCTGATCCGCACCGCCCGTACGGTGCTGACCGGAATGGGGTCCCGCTGAACGCCGCTGAAGGGCTAGCGTCCCGCCTCCATCCTCTCGCGGATGAAGTCGAGCGTCGGGGCATACCAAGGTGCATTCGGGTTCCACGGCCGCGGGTGATTGGCGCGAATGTCATAGCCGCCGAAAATCACCACGCCGTCGGCGAGCCGATAGGCCGTCTCGAGCTGTTGCCGCCAGAAATCGGCATCCAGATACTGGCCGGAAAGGCTCGAGGCTTCATGGAATTCCGGCCATAAAAAGACGTAGACCGGCTTGGAGGAGAGCCGCCGGGCCTCACAGATCTGGCTGGCCGCCATCGTCTCCCATGAGCGGCGGTCCTGGTTGATCGTGTAAGCAGGCGGGAACAGGAAATCGACGCGCGACTGAATCGAGCGCATTCGATCGTTTTGGCGCTGCCATTCGCGATAGGGCGGCGAGCCGGCACCGGCCAATGGCCGGACGCTGTCGGCGATCGGGACGATGCTGTAGAACCCGATCGGCCGGCGTGGCGCAGCCGCTCGAAACGCGGCGGCGATCGCCGTCAGATCGGCCCGGGCTGTCCCTGCGGCTTGGTCGCTCCCGGTCAGGTCATATTGCTCGAAATCCAGCACGATCGGGGCGTTGTCCCGCGGCAGGCCCTCTACGTATCGCCTCACGAGAGCCGGATCGGGCGGGCCCGATCGACGGCCGTCCGGCCAGATGCCGCGATCGACGATGTGGATCGGCTCGATGCCGTAACGGGAGAAATCCGGGCGGCCGATATAGGCGGTGGCATCGAATATGCGGAAAGGACGCTGTACCGGCCTGGAGCAGGACGGAACTTGCGCGGACAGCGAGACGGACCCGGCGAGCAGCGTGGTGAGCAACAGGGCCCAGAGGTGTCGCATGACTTTGAGCGCTCTTTCAGACATCACGAAGATCTATCGTCACTTAGCTGAATGAAAGGTGAGAGTCAGGACGTCCGGTCGCGTCGATGGTTGCCGGGCGGTGCCCGATGCCAAAAAGAAAGCTGCCGGCGCAAGGCGCCGGCAGCAAAGGCAGTGAACGGATTGGGGTTATTTCAGAGGGAGGCAAGCGCCGAAGAAAGCGCCGTCGCCGCTGTTCCCGTTGAGCTGGTTGGTGCAATAGCTTTCGATCGTGCCTGCACCGACCGAGACCCCCGTTCCGTTGCCGGTTATCGTCGTCGTGCCCACGCGGACAGTCGGTGAACCCGTGCTGGTGCGAATGCCGAAGCTCGGATTGTGGCTGACCGTCGAATCGGTGATCATGACCGTCGAAGCGCCCGAGACGATGACGCCGGCATTGGCGTTGCCAAGGATCCGGCTGTCGTCGATAGAGACGCTGACGACGCCCGCGCCGGTCGGCGCGATCACGACGCCGCCCCCGGTGGCGCCGTTGCCGTTGGTGGCCACCGTCGTATTGGTGATGGTCACGGTCGCCGTTCCGGTCGGAGCGATCGATATTCCCGCGCTGCTCGCGGCATTGAAACGGCGGATAACGGAATCCTCGACATGGAGCGTTCCGACGCCGATCATGCGAATGCCGTTGCTCGGCGGGTTGACGCCGAAGATATCGAGGCCGCGGATGAAGACCACATCGCTCGTAAGCGGCAGATTGACCGTGATGCCGTTCCCGCCGGCAAGCGCTCCGCCCTCGGTGTAGGGGCACGAGATCGTCAGCGATTTGGTGATCGTAACCGCGCCGAAGCCTCCGGGATCGAGACAGTTGATCTCGCCACCGGCGGCGGTTTTCGAA
Proteins encoded:
- a CDS encoding polysaccharide biosynthesis tyrosine autokinase; the encoded protein is MNEMASTSSATIGRVNGGAGDASLLVIRDVQENSTLVRYGRIARRWKWVIMGSIAAGVAAALIVTFMMTRQYSATTRIEIAREEARIVNIQGVQPEAGTVDQEFYQTQYGLLKSRALAERVARELSLADNRAFLDQHGITDTPGSLVNERPLDNSAGARQERLARVVGLLLDKVSVSPLRASRLVDVTYTDPDPAVAARVANAWGRLFIQSNIERRFEATAYARNFLERRLAELRQRLDESDRALVGYASAQRIININTPSGNGVTGERPITADDLVAYNTALAEARNQRITAESVLRGGAGAEQNVNNPTLGALRQRRAEVAAEHARLLTQFEAQYPAVEALAAQLRQLDRTIAGEERRVMTGLRSQVTQAAARETELAARVEALKTSLIDLRRRSIQYNILQREVDTNRTIYDGLLQRYKEIGIAGAVGTNNISIVDQARVPEGPSSPRPLINLLLGLMLGAGLGAALALALEQIDEAITDPGEMETLLGVPSLGVVPKVETGDPIETLQDRRSALTEAYLTIRTNLQFATPHGVPRSLMITSTHAAEGKSTTALALALVLARQGLRVLVVDSDMRSPSLHHRFKIGNEKGLSNILSGNARWNEVAQDAEFAGVKAITAGPHPPNSADLLSGPGLGTLLAELMGAFDHVIVDAPPMLGLADAPLVASKVGGVVYVVESFGVQSRSARIAINRLRNSGAHILGAVLTKFESKKAAYGYGYDYGYGYGNDKEA
- a CDS encoding glycosyltransferase; amino-acid sequence: MKGDRAASGATISVVTVCLNAERTIEDTIRSVAAQDWADFEHIIVDGGSTDGTAALVERLRHDRLRFVSGHDDGLYDAMNKGLHLATGDYVGFLNADDFLAAPDALGFIARAAESGADCILGDTALVDSDGRPTPYIYSARGFRSWWLTIGAMPPHPSFYARRALLLAAGGFDISFRVGADFDLIARLILGRGARWLVAGRILTCFRQGGVSTQGLESIRRISADKQRSIRALGYSAAPARTLLRFPLRIWRRLNGVDRWPKSGIDVEWLRRPNARGTPL
- a CDS encoding glycosyltransferase family 4 protein — protein: MIRIGIPPIGGNHWLGGWHYMLNMVAALSRGGGDDVETVLFIGTDVAPARLAAIATLPGTRIVQDPVFDAARKSARLVRALATGLDREALALFRREAIDVVFEPATFFGWRFPLPAVAWMPDFQHLHLPRLFSRGGRLRRSLGFRAQILSGRTIMLSSASAEADCVDHYPASRGRTRVVRFAVPAPPPLSYGEARERIAPLGLPARFALLPNQFWVHKNHLLAVEAMTKLRDQGGGLVLAMTGHGVDPRAPRHLDRIRDVIAENGLDQQVRLLGSVPYDQLQALMRSAAVLINPSLFEGWSTTVEEAKSIGLPMILSDIEVHREQALDDALFFDPRDADQLCRHLAVVEGMDEADLVGDRPEARLRAQARHAGFGRALADVFREAYARG
- a CDS encoding O-antigen ligase family protein; the protein is MTLRPKSTRVILDAPAKIALAVIACTWLFACVAGGSARPDVAWLLLVRLAAVIGSALLLLVVPWGRLRAQRPLLLFTFAAAAVVALQLIPLPPSVWAALPGRGAYAALGSGDLGAPVWRPISLAPDLTWNSLLSLLPPLLFILAVPALDLHARRWLLVALWITILLSGLLGLLQMADGPDSALRFYRYTNADSGTGFFANRNHQAAFLAMGIPLAAWWAGRSDVPQRTRRARWMIAGSSLLFVLTAAVMTQSRMGAVVVILALLLTAAFIIRSAGLRKATLVALTAAGLAASGLGALALTTWSDSRSDTSVVGQDLRIKVLPETIDAAKAFFPVGAGWGSFTSVYPRFESTEDLSPQYLNHAHTEITQILIEGGVAAILLLIAFLGWYALSVRRAWSRRVTQGASDGRLCTILVALPLIASITDYPLRTPLMACALAGAATILAMVVRESAASRPAAAE
- a CDS encoding right-handed parallel beta-helix repeat-containing protein encodes the protein MKFRTLLAASATVISLGFTASPAAAQATRTWVSGVGDDVNPCSRTAPCKTFAGAISKTAAGGEINCLDPGGFGAVTITKSLTISCPYTEGGALAGGNGITVNLPLTSDVVFIRGLDIFGVNPPSNGIRMIGVGTLHVEDSVIRRFNAASSAGISIAPTGTATVTITNTTVATNGNGATGGGVVIAPTGAGVVSVSIDDSRILGNANAGVIVSGASTVMITDSTVSHNPSFGIRTSTGSPTVRVGTTTITGNGTGVSVGAGTIESYCTNQLNGNSGDGAFFGACLPLK
- a CDS encoding polysaccharide export protein is translated as MADGSERPYLIGPFDKVEVDVFGVPELSRREIQTDAGGRISFPLVGTIDANGKTAEQVATEIGNRLRGRYVRDPQVTVNLTESVSRVVTVDGEVREPGRYPVVGRTTLMRAVALARGTTEFAALSEVVVFRDVGDQHMAALYNLGAIRNGQYSDPEIFAGDVVMVGNSPGRRLFRDILQAAPLITTPIIALLQNNN
- a CDS encoding polyprenyl glycosylphosphotransferase, whose translation is MLMVAQERVRPARLWTRMRVQLGGGFLFAAAIPIAVLRYTTEEIPVSVVQQSGTGVLISIILGYYFLRSITVFPGMRTNFYVVPSFLASYAFTLALFFFFRLDYSRGAFLSSFLLCVTWFWAIYVLAERDGGARIGVVPFGSVENLPEARGLTWEWLTEPGLNGRYDALVADLRAEIPAKWEAFLAESAIDGLAVFHVKQLREAITGMVEIEHLSENSLGSLIPFMAYLRIRRFVDFVGALVVGALLAPFLLFIALLIRLDSPGPALFRQERVGYRGLPFRVMKFRTMRHNPGAADRDEAITQQNDPRVTGLGRFLRRTRIDELPQIVNILKGEMSWIGPRPEAEILSRWYEHEIPFYRYRHIVPPGITGWAQVNQGHVAELDQVNHKLHYDFYYIKNYSPWLDILILIRTARTVLTGMGSR